The genomic region AGCCCGACTGTTGGAGTTGGATAATGGCAAGCATGTATCAGTCAAGAATGATGTGTTTATCCAAATTGTTAGTTAGCTTTAATGTTTATCTTAATCTTAATTTAAATTTATGTTTGATATTTATCCGTATTATTTGTTTTTGGTATTTAACAACTCTTGTTATCTTTTTGGAGGGTAGACTTTTGTTTTGATAATTAATAAAAAAGAGTGTGACGATCAGAGCCTTTGGCTTTTGGTTATTTTTTATGGTTTTTAGTTTTTGTTCATTAAATTGatttaataacataagttataaacaGCCACGTAAGTTCTCATTTAAGCCATCGATCCGTAAAACTACATTACATTACTTACTACTAACCATAAAATTTTATAAATCAAATGCCACTATATTCAAAAAACACTTCAAACACTGGATGTTTCTTTTTTTACAGGTTTTTCAATAAGTTAAAAAAGTAATCTCTACCTAAGTATAGTGTGTGATTACTTTTCATCTCCAATTTCATGCAATAATTAAACAGATTAAAATTGAACTTTTTGGATGGTGAAAATCTCCATCTAAAATAATTTTGTTGGAAGCCAGATAGGTTTAATTGATCCAAATATACAATCATATACGTACAATTGAATATATCCATAACACAAATTATTAGCAAATGAGAATCAAAATGGGACCTCTTTGTGTATAATACAACTTTGAACATATTCACACTACAATAATCACATCATCACATGCATTGAGTGACCCAAATAGCCCCACTCTTCCACCCACTACATATTCTGTTTTCCTTAACTCGATCGAAAAGAACAACCCGTATAAAGCCCGAATCGTAACATACAAGATTACACACATAACCACGGGCCCATTTCTTTGATCTTAAAACATACTACACATTATTGGCGGGTCAACCCAACCCGTTTCATTTTActaaagtttaattatttatacccGAACAATTTTGACCCGCCCAAATTGTCACGTCTAACATAAATGATGCATTACTCGATTAACAACAAAAGCAATTCAAAAAGATTTTGCAATAGAATTGACAATACACAAAGAAAAACAAAGAAGTTgtctttcttttatttttacaattaacagATCGTAGAATCTTAACACGAAAAACAAAACAACAGCTTGATTTAGTAGTCGTTGGTGAGAGGAATATGTTCGTTCGAAATGAAAACGTTCGGGTAAATGAGTCCAGCCAAGCCACCACCAATAAGTGGACCAACCCAGTAGATCCAGTGGCCAGAGAAGTCAAAACTAGCCACAGCAGGGCCGAACGACCGGGCTGGGTTCATTGACCCACCAGAGAACGGGCCTGCTGCTAAGATATTAGCACCCACAATGAACCCAATTGCAATAGGTGCAATTGTGCCAATTGAACCCTTCTTTGGGTCACACGCGGTTGCGTATACCGTATACACCAACCCAAATGTGATGATGATTTCGAAAACTACCCCTTGAATCGCGCCCACGCCAGCTGCAACGCCATGTGTAGGGACGgcctgaaaaaaataataataataccaaaacatAACATTAGCATACTTCACTATTTATCACATATAATTTTTTATTGCATTTAAATCACTTGTGATTAAATATTTATACATATGTGACATTTATACATAAATCCAAATGTGATTATGAGTTTAATGAGTTGTAGTATTCTTACCAAGCCTCCGGTAACGAAACTAAGAAGGAACGAAGCGACAACGGAGCCAAGGAGCTGAGCGATCCAGTAGAATAAACCACTTAGGATTGTGATCTGGCCGCCAACAGCCAACCCGAAGGTGACAGCTGGGTTCACGTGGCCACCTGAGATGTTGGCGGCAATTGAAACGGCTACAAAGAGTGCAAGTGCATGAGCAACTGCCACAGCTACTAGACCAGGTGGATCTAGAGCAGCATCTGCTGTTAATTTTGCTGCAACAAATCATTTCAAAAAAAGTATGTCAGTGTCACATCAAAAATGGGTCAAAACCTGATTAAGTTCCTATAAACGGATGAGATTTTCTCTGTTCATACTACCGGGAAggcagtagtattattattgactcATATTTACACGTTTTAACTGGGTTATCTTGTGACTGTTTCTGACTTTTTTTACCTGACCACTAAGATATGTTGATAGTGAAATTTAAACCTGACACCTCTTGTGAGAATATCAGGCCCTAAATTCGATGGTTTGTATGGTTTATTCAAcctaagggtcaaaatgggtatgtGAAGGGTGAAGTACCGTAAGCGATGGCAGAACCAACACCGGCGAAGACGAAAAGTAAGGTGGAGATGAACTCAGCAATGTAGGCCTTGATGGAGGCTGAGCTGAATGAATCATTTAAACTACCAATAGCTATTCCAGGCATTTTAAATAGGCTAAAACTAAATATCACAAATGAAAAGTATTACTACGTATAAGTTTTAGTAGGAAAGAATATAGTGTGTTGAGTGACTCTGGTGCTCTATAGACATCACTAAAGAGCCTTTATATACTAAAGTTTCCCAGAATAGTGATGTGGGCTAAAcaatttttttaagttttagttttggtatttatttattaaaaatttaaaaataatggaTGTATAGACAAATGATTACATttcttttgttatataaaaatttacaaaaTAAAGTAACATACCATAATTATtgcaaaattattatattatattatattataatcatatctaaaaatctctcttgctttttaaaaaaaaaaaaaaaaaataccataattatatctaaaatattatttatatttaaaaaaaaggcGAAAATTTTATAAAAGATAagagaagatatcttcataaaagcAATGAAGAATACCAACCAAAAGAAACAATGACGGATACTTGATCGGCCATGAAAGTTACAAGATTACATGAAGCTTTAAAGCTTAAGAACATAATGAAGAGGGATTTTGATCCGACACATAAGAATGTAAGTTATGACAATAATTAAGATTGGTAGCCCAAAGAAAAACTTTCAACTTGATGTTGCGCACCAAAGCCGATCTACAAGAGAATTTGCCTTTGAAAATGATGTCGTTGCAAGCAATCCAAATAGCCCAAATAGTTACGGGACCAATCAATTTCCCAAATTTCGAAGCATTTATACTCATACCATAATACCACTCAAAAGAGAATTCTTCAATTGACCTTGAAATGACCCACCTAATGTTCCACCACCGAAAATCCGACCAAATGTTGAAAGCCCATTTGCAATACGatttaaaaaatattaaataaatttaaaTTTTGAAAGATATAATACTGATGATATACCTTAACATCAACAACTACACGAAGGACAATGCATAGCATTTACAAACCGGAATGATCCACATAGAAAATATTTGGAGACACACTTAATAATTTGGATAAAGAGGATTCCTCTAATTTTTTATAAACAATAATAACCATATACTATTGTCCCTATGTTCTGAAAATCTGATTACTCaataattttaattaaacttaGTCGTTTGGTATCATTGTATGCCTAACTTTGCCAAATTGTCTGCTAGTGACGTGCATTAAGCCACTTAATTTATTTAAATGACATCTTTATAGTTCGATAGCAGCCTGAATGATACGTGTTCTCATGTAGCAACTTTTTAAGTTATTAGTATAACGTAAGGAATATCGAAACATTAGAATTGTGTTACATTATTTAGCTACGTGTacaaaattaaagtttaaattaaaGAGACACAGTGAAGTCCCACCTTTTATAATTAAAATCAAGGGTTCAATTATTGGTTTTTGTCAATAACTAGTTCCATTAATGACCATTCTGTGGATAATTTTGCACACACATGAAGAGTGATGTATGGTCGGCAATATTTTTAAAAAGTAGTAGCTATCATCTACAGTATTATAGGAAATGGCCAGTCACTATCGAATTGAAAACgtcaaaatttaaaatataaaaactccAAATGATATATAGTATTTGGTTAGATCATAGATGAATGATTTTTGCAATATATCATATATGCATGTGATTGTATGTGATTGTAGACCCAAAAAGTCAGTAATGACAAATGAAAAAGATTTGTTGCATTTTGAAAAATCTATATGGAGTAATTTATATGCGTAGTTGGAAGCAAGGATTGAGCATTTAGGGGGTAACGAAGGGAGAATAAAAATGAAATTAATAGTAATTTAAGTTACAAGCATCTAaacttttaaattaattatataaagtTTGTAGGAAACATTAATAAGAATGGagaaagtttatttatttatttatttttttttaacgacGATTTTTTTAGCATCAGTAGaccatttatttcaacgacactcatcatttgcacgtaacacacacgttcggacagaaacccgaacccgatcgacggtacctggggaacacatccattcgggcagtggtccgggtagaggtccgtgaacgaatccggtaaaacctccctatagggtcaatatatactacCATTAttagtgttcaattggtttaaagaaaatcatgtcatccctaaggatcgaacacatgacttctccctatcccatgacacaaagtactggggagaaccgttgggctatgcccgcaagttcatAATATGAATGGAGAAAGTGTTTGAGCTAATCGGTTCATTGTGTTCTACTTCGAAAAGCGAAAGAAACTAATGTGCATATATAAGCTTATGGGTACCTCTTTCTATtatcaattggttttagagtaatgtggAACTGATGAGCTTATAAGTTGTACATGCATGTTGGtagttcataatttcatttatccgtcggaaataaaaataaattttgaaTTATATCAGTTGGAGGACAAATATTTGAAATAACTCACTTTGATATGGTTGTCcattgatctttttttttttttcatattgataaatgttaatattattttt from Rutidosis leptorrhynchoides isolate AG116_Rl617_1_P2 chromosome 9, CSIRO_AGI_Rlap_v1, whole genome shotgun sequence harbors:
- the LOC139867310 gene encoding aquaporin TIP2-1-like, giving the protein MPGIAIGSLNDSFSSASIKAYIAEFISTLLFVFAGVGSAIAYAKLTADAALDPPGLVAVAVAHALALFVAVSIAANISGGHVNPAVTFGLAVGGQITILSGLFYWIAQLLGSVVASFLLSFVTGGLAVPTHGVAAGVGAIQGVVFEIIITFGLVYTVYATACDPKKGSIGTIAPIAIGFIVGANILAAGPFSGGSMNPARSFGPAVASFDFSGHWIYWVGPLIGGGLAGLIYPNVFISNEHIPLTNDY